In Arsenophonus sp. aPb, one DNA window encodes the following:
- the leuO gene encoding transcriptional regulator LeuO, with protein sequence MTDYNTVSATKKEPSDIHLRNVDLNLLTVFDVVMQMQNVTRAAQILGMSQPAVSNAVSRLKVMFNDELFVRYGRGIQPTSRAKQLFGPVRQALQLVHNELPGAGFEPEQSERVFKLSICSPLDIRLAASIVARVKQNAPNIDVIIQSYLDDNIAHQLKYQETEFVISYNEFDKPEYHHHPLFNDELVLAVSNNHPNIKNTISDDILQHEKHAVVSMDNMGSFSKPYYHNSDLFHSIIYQGTDLNSVLNIVSQTHFVAIAPKWLVEYYSSQLNLRSVELPWEKTTRPCYLIWHESTTRDKGHKWMKTQLGQLSN encoded by the coding sequence ATGACTGACTACAACACAGTTTCAGCAACGAAAAAAGAGCCAAGCGATATTCATTTGCGAAATGTTGATTTAAATTTATTAACGGTTTTTGATGTAGTTATGCAGATGCAGAATGTGACCCGTGCAGCACAAATTTTAGGGATGTCACAGCCTGCTGTCAGTAATGCTGTATCGCGTCTGAAAGTGATGTTCAATGATGAGCTTTTTGTTCGTTATGGCCGAGGTATTCAGCCAACTTCACGTGCTAAGCAACTATTTGGTCCCGTTAGACAGGCATTACAACTAGTACATAATGAATTACCTGGCGCAGGATTCGAACCAGAGCAGAGTGAACGAGTATTTAAATTATCAATATGTAGCCCACTAGATATTCGTTTAGCAGCTAGTATTGTTGCTCGAGTTAAGCAGAATGCACCAAATATTGACGTAATTATCCAATCTTATCTTGATGATAATATTGCCCATCAATTAAAATACCAAGAAACAGAATTTGTTATTAGCTATAACGAATTTGATAAACCTGAATATCATCACCATCCATTATTTAATGATGAATTAGTTTTAGCTGTGTCTAATAATCATCCCAATATTAAAAATACAATTTCTGACGATATATTACAGCATGAAAAACATGCTGTTGTTTCCATGGATAATATGGGTTCTTTTAGTAAACCCTATTATCATAATAGCGATCTTTTTCATTCTATTATTTATCAAGGAACAGATTTAAATAGCGTATTAAATATTGTTTCTCAGACTCATTTTGTCGCTATTGCACCAAAATGGCTTGTTGAATATTATTCAAGTCAGTTAAATTTAAGATCGGTTGAATTACCCTGGGAAAAAACAACACGTCCCTGTTATTTGATCTGGCATGAATCAACAACACGAGACAAAGGACATAAGTGGATGAAAACACAATTAGGACAACTGAGTAACTAA
- the leuA gene encoding 2-isopropylmalate synthase, which produces MSNNIIIFDTTLRDGEQALQASLSIKEKLQIAYALERLGVDVIEAGFPVSSPGDFKSVQAIAKEIKNSRICGLARCVDNDIDIAAEALNIANSFRLHLFLATSSLHIEHKLKRSFNDILALASHSIKHARRYTDDIEFSCEDAGRTDPDNLCRIVEMAIDAGATTINIPDTVGYTIPSQFGNIIKDLFNRVPNIDKAIISVHCHDDLGMSVANSITAIQAGARQVEGTINGLGERAGNCALEEIIMAIKVRQKMLAVTTNINHQEIYRTSQLVSKLCNAPIPANKAIVGSNAFSHSSGIHQDGVLKNRETYEIMTPASIGIKETQLNLTSRSGRAAVMHRMTEMGYQATDYNLEHLYAAFLRLADKKGQIFDYDLEALAFINQQQQEPEFFRLTYFSIQSGSNVVATATIKIICGGQEKSDAATGNGPVDAIYQAINKIANYPIKLISYQLSAKGQGNEALGQVDIVAECFGRRFHGIGLETDIIGSSAMAMIHVLNNIWRAELVKKQKNHCNKEVAQ; this is translated from the coding sequence ATGAGCAATAATATCATTATCTTTGATACAACATTACGTGATGGCGAACAAGCTTTACAAGCCAGTTTAAGCATCAAGGAAAAACTACAAATTGCTTATGCCTTGGAACGTTTAGGCGTTGATGTCATTGAAGCTGGCTTTCCAGTCTCTTCACCAGGAGATTTTAAATCGGTTCAAGCCATCGCCAAAGAAATTAAAAATAGCCGTATATGTGGTTTAGCACGCTGTGTTGATAACGACATTGATATTGCCGCTGAAGCACTAAACATTGCTAATAGTTTCCGGTTACATCTTTTTTTAGCAACATCATCATTACATATTGAACATAAATTAAAGCGTTCATTTAATGATATTTTAGCTCTCGCTAGCCACTCAATTAAGCATGCCAGACGCTATACAGACGACATAGAATTTTCCTGTGAGGATGCCGGCCGCACTGATCCTGATAATTTATGCCGGATAGTGGAAATGGCGATCGATGCTGGTGCAACAACGATTAATATTCCTGATACTGTTGGTTATACTATCCCTTCCCAGTTTGGCAATATTATTAAAGATCTTTTTAATCGAGTGCCAAACATAGATAAAGCCATTATTTCTGTCCACTGTCATGATGATTTAGGTATGTCGGTAGCGAATTCTATTACTGCAATTCAAGCCGGCGCTCGACAAGTAGAAGGAACAATTAATGGGTTAGGTGAACGCGCTGGCAACTGTGCCTTAGAAGAAATTATTATGGCAATTAAAGTGCGCCAAAAAATGTTAGCCGTCACGACAAATATTAATCATCAAGAAATTTATCGTACCAGCCAATTAGTCAGCAAGTTATGTAATGCCCCTATTCCTGCCAATAAAGCAATCGTTGGTAGTAATGCTTTCTCACATTCTTCAGGCATCCATCAAGATGGTGTACTTAAGAATCGAGAAACTTATGAAATTATGACACCAGCATCAATTGGCATAAAAGAGACTCAATTAAATCTGACTTCTCGTTCGGGTCGCGCTGCAGTAATGCATCGAATGACAGAGATGGGATATCAAGCTACAGATTACAATTTAGAACACTTATATGCAGCATTTTTGCGCTTAGCTGATAAAAAAGGCCAGATCTTTGACTATGACTTGGAAGCTTTAGCTTTTATCAATCAACAACAACAAGAGCCTGAATTTTTCCGTTTAACCTATTTCAGTATCCAATCCGGCTCAAATGTGGTTGCCACTGCCACGATAAAAATAATCTGTGGTGGTCAGGAAAAATCTGACGCAGCAACAGGCAATGGGCCAGTTGATGCGATTTATCAGGCAATTAATAAAATAGCAAATTATCCTATTAAACTGATTTCCTACCAGTTATCTGCTAAAGGTCAAGGTAATGAAGCTTTAGGTCAAGTTGATATCGTCGCTGAATGTTTTGGCCGTCGTTTTCATGGTATCGGACTAGAAACCGATATTATCGGATCATCTGCCATGGCAATGATCCATGTATTAAATAATATTTGGCGTGCCGAATTGGTCAAAAAACAAAAAAATCACTGCAATAAAGAGGTGGCTCAATAA
- the leuB gene encoding 3-isopropylmalate dehydrogenase: MANNYNIAVLPGDGIGPEVMAQAYKVLAAIGQQFNLTIITHEYDVGGIAIDRHGQPLPAETLSGCQQADAILFGSVGGPQWEHLPPDRQPERGALLPLRKHFQLFSNLRPARLYPSLNNFCPLRADTATKGFDILCVRELTGGIYFGQPKGRVGAGIDEKAFDTEIYHRFEIERIAHIAFQAARKRSYKVTSIDKANVLQSSILWREVVNDIAKNYPDVEIKHMYTDNATMQLIKDPAQFDVLLCSNIFGDIISDECAMITGSMGMLPSASLNQQNFGLYEPAGGSAPDIAGKNIANPIAQILSVALMMRYSLHQPHIADAIENAVNKTLIQGYRTQDLALDKQFVSTDQMGSFIASYIMQEA, encoded by the coding sequence ATGGCTAATAATTATAATATTGCTGTTTTACCAGGTGATGGTATTGGCCCTGAAGTTATGGCACAAGCCTATAAGGTGTTAGCTGCTATTGGCCAACAGTTTAATTTGACTATCATCACGCATGAATATGATGTCGGCGGAATTGCTATTGATCGCCATGGTCAGCCATTGCCAGCGGAAACACTTTCAGGTTGCCAACAAGCGGATGCGATACTCTTTGGTTCAGTCGGTGGCCCACAATGGGAACATCTACCACCAGATAGACAACCTGAGCGCGGTGCATTGTTACCTTTACGTAAGCATTTTCAGTTATTTAGCAACCTACGACCTGCCCGTCTTTATCCTAGTTTAAATAACTTCTGTCCATTACGGGCAGATACCGCAACCAAAGGTTTTGATATTCTTTGTGTGCGTGAATTAACAGGTGGGATCTATTTTGGTCAACCCAAAGGACGTGTCGGTGCAGGCATAGATGAAAAAGCCTTTGATACTGAAATTTATCATCGCTTTGAAATTGAACGCATTGCGCATATCGCTTTTCAAGCAGCACGTAAGCGAAGCTATAAAGTAACATCAATAGACAAAGCTAATGTATTGCAAAGTTCGATTTTATGGCGAGAGGTTGTTAATGATATTGCCAAAAATTACCCTGATGTCGAAATCAAGCATATGTATACTGATAATGCCACTATGCAGTTGATTAAAGATCCTGCGCAATTTGATGTTTTGCTCTGCTCTAATATTTTTGGCGATATTATTTCCGATGAATGTGCAATGATTACCGGTTCAATGGGAATGTTACCTTCCGCCAGTTTAAATCAGCAAAATTTTGGCTTATACGAACCAGCTGGCGGCTCAGCACCGGATATCGCCGGTAAAAATATTGCTAATCCAATTGCGCAAATTTTATCAGTAGCGCTAATGATGCGTTATAGCCTGCATCAACCACATATTGCCGATGCGATAGAAAACGCCGTTAATAAAACCTTAATACAAGGTTATCGAACTCAGGATTTGGCATTAGATAAACAATTTGTAAGTACTGATCAAATGGGCAGTTTTATTGCTAGTTACATTATGCAAGAGGCTTAG
- the leuC gene encoding 3-isopropylmalate dehydratase large subunit yields the protein MARTLYQKLYDAHIVHETENETPLIYVDRHLLHEVTSPQAFDGLRAHNRSVRQPNKTFATMDHNVSTQTKDINASGEMARIQMQTLIKNCQQFAITLYDLKHPYQGIVHVMGPEQGITLPGMTIVCGDSHTATHGAFGALAFGIGTSEVEHVLASQTLKQARAKTMKIEVIGELANGITAKDMVLAMIGKIGSAGGTGYVIEFCGKAIENLTMEGRMTICNMAIEMGAKAGIIAPDETTFNYIKGRRFAPTGEHWQQAVNYWKTLKSDPDANYDAIETIDAAQIAPQVTWGTNPGQVIAIDHAIPSPSSLPDPIECASAEKALNYMGLQAGSKLTDIKIDKVFIGSCTNSRIEDLRCAAAIAKGNKVAINVQAIVVPGSEPVKAQAEHEGLDKIFIDAGFEWRLPGCSMCLAMNSDRLAPGERCASTSNRNFEGRQGRGGRTHLVSPAMAAAAAIYGHFVDVRKINNDQTK from the coding sequence ATGGCGAGAACTTTATATCAAAAATTGTACGATGCTCACATTGTCCATGAAACGGAAAATGAAACACCATTAATTTATGTCGATCGCCACCTATTGCATGAAGTTACTTCACCCCAAGCATTTGATGGTTTGCGAGCTCATAACCGTTCGGTCAGACAACCCAATAAAACCTTTGCCACTATGGATCACAATGTCTCTACTCAAACTAAAGACATTAATGCTAGTGGTGAGATGGCTCGCATTCAAATGCAAACCTTGATAAAAAATTGTCAACAATTTGCAATCACACTTTACGATTTAAAACATCCTTACCAAGGTATTGTCCACGTTATGGGGCCAGAACAAGGCATAACTTTACCCGGCATGACTATAGTTTGTGGTGATTCCCATACTGCAACCCATGGTGCATTTGGCGCATTAGCTTTTGGTATTGGCACATCCGAAGTTGAGCATGTTTTGGCCAGCCAAACCTTGAAACAAGCGCGCGCTAAAACGATGAAAATTGAAGTTATCGGTGAATTAGCTAATGGCATCACAGCAAAAGATATGGTACTGGCGATGATTGGCAAAATAGGTAGTGCCGGTGGTACAGGTTATGTTATTGAATTTTGCGGTAAGGCAATTGAAAACTTAACCATGGAAGGCCGAATGACTATCTGTAACATGGCGATTGAAATGGGGGCTAAAGCGGGAATTATTGCGCCTGATGAAACCACATTTAATTATATTAAAGGCCGTCGATTTGCACCAACCGGAGAACATTGGCAACAAGCCGTTAACTATTGGAAAACGCTAAAGTCTGATCCGGATGCCAACTATGATGCCATTGAAACGATTGATGCAGCGCAAATTGCGCCTCAGGTTACTTGGGGTACCAATCCAGGGCAAGTGATTGCCATTGATCATGCTATACCTTCACCTAGTTCATTACCTGATCCAATTGAGTGCGCATCCGCTGAGAAAGCATTAAATTATATGGGATTACAAGCTGGTAGCAAATTGACTGACATAAAAATCGACAAAGTGTTTATCGGTTCTTGCACTAATTCCCGTATTGAAGATTTGCGTTGTGCTGCCGCTATTGCCAAAGGCAATAAAGTGGCCATTAATGTACAAGCTATTGTTGTTCCCGGTTCAGAGCCAGTAAAAGCACAAGCAGAGCACGAAGGTTTAGACAAAATATTTATCGATGCCGGTTTTGAATGGCGTTTACCAGGTTGTTCAATGTGTTTGGCAATGAATAGTGATCGCCTCGCTCCTGGTGAACGTTGTGCCTCCACCAGTAACCGTAATTTTGAAGGGCGTCAGGGCCGTGGTGGTCGAACTCACTTAGTCAGTCCCGCTATGGCGGCCGCTGCAGCCATCTACGGCCATTTTGTCGATGTGCGTAAGATCAACAATGATCAAACAAAATAG
- the leuD gene encoding 3-isopropylmalate dehydratase small subunit → MKKFIQHTGLVAALDMANIDTDVIIPKQFLQKVTRVGFGQHLFHDWRFLDDNGQQPDPDFVLNKPRYQGATILLARENFGCGSSREHAPWALTDYGFCTIIAPSFADIFYNNAFNNQLLPIKLKETEINQLFNFVEHHEGCQLTIDLTTQTVIAKDKTYFFTIDNFHRYCLMNGLDSIGLTLQYEAEISRYEELQPLFLR, encoded by the coding sequence ATGAAAAAATTTATCCAACATACTGGCTTAGTGGCTGCTTTAGATATGGCCAATATTGATACTGATGTGATCATTCCAAAACAATTTTTACAAAAAGTCACTCGAGTCGGTTTTGGTCAACACCTTTTCCACGATTGGCGTTTCCTGGATGATAACGGTCAACAGCCTGATCCAGATTTTGTCCTTAATAAACCACGTTATCAAGGCGCTACTATTTTATTAGCTCGTGAAAATTTCGGTTGTGGATCATCGCGCGAACATGCGCCGTGGGCATTAACAGATTATGGTTTTTGCACCATCATTGCGCCAAGTTTTGCCGACATTTTCTATAACAATGCCTTTAACAACCAATTACTACCCATTAAATTAAAGGAAACAGAAATTAATCAACTATTTAACTTTGTAGAACACCATGAGGGTTGTCAATTGACTATTGATTTGACGACCCAAACTGTCATTGCTAAGGATAAAACTTATTTTTTTACCATTGATAATTTTCATCGTTATTGTTTGATGAATGGTTTAGATAGTATTGGACTGACTTTACAATATGAAGCAGAAATTAGCCGCTATGAAGAGCTGCAACCACTATTTTTGCGATAA
- the mutH gene encoding DNA mismatch repair endonuclease MutH: MQFSPQLPDDEQSLLNKAKSLAGYTMAELAYNAGIAIPHDLRRAKGWVGQLLEYCLGANAGSKAEQDFAHLGIELKTIPINRYGEPLETTFVCVAPLTGNSGVTWISSHVRHKLSRVLWIPIEGERQIPLAKRRVASPLLWSPNPIEEQLLKKDWEELMDMIVLGQVENITARHGQVLQIRPKAANNKALTKGIGKHGQLIMTLPRGFYLKKDFTAPILARHFNLPTHK; the protein is encoded by the coding sequence ATGCAATTTTCTCCCCAGCTCCCTGATGATGAACAAAGTTTACTCAATAAAGCCAAAAGTCTAGCGGGCTATACAATGGCTGAACTGGCTTATAATGCAGGTATCGCTATCCCACACGATCTTAGGCGTGCAAAGGGTTGGGTAGGTCAGTTATTAGAATATTGTTTAGGTGCTAATGCAGGTAGCAAAGCAGAACAAGATTTTGCTCATCTTGGTATTGAGCTTAAGACCATTCCTATTAACCGCTATGGTGAACCATTGGAAACAACCTTTGTTTGTGTGGCACCTTTAACCGGTAATAGTGGAGTAACCTGGATTTCGAGCCATGTACGTCATAAGCTATCACGGGTCTTATGGATACCAATTGAAGGTGAGCGTCAAATCCCATTAGCAAAGCGAAGAGTCGCTTCACCACTATTATGGAGTCCAAATCCAATAGAAGAGCAATTGCTTAAAAAAGATTGGGAAGAATTGATGGATATGATCGTGTTAGGCCAGGTGGAAAACATTACCGCCCGCCATGGCCAAGTTTTACAAATTCGTCCAAAAGCCGCTAACAATAAAGCATTAACAAAAGGGATAGGTAAACACGGGCAACTAATAATGACCTTGCCGCGTGGATTTTATCTCAAGAAAGATTTTACCGCTCCAATACTGGCACGTCATTTTAATTTACCCACTCATAAATAA
- a CDS encoding anthrax toxin-like adenylyl cyclase domain-containing protein: protein MLSISNNSILNAAYYRQMAEKTTDSTHCQQGQPISGIPATHLKTLSNYAIQENLIYGIRPISPLATSLIEAGYPTKPLSIKGKSADWGPQAGFICVDQNFSKLVGQPERVEKYNALISKNIENGEAVGVPLVITNDRVIELIEKDCLISFPSVGKNRVLYAKSSALDGQIFQFDAIHQPNGDYRIEIDGKPIYVLSQPEIHEPFVPDYDLLLVAPHIGDYGTLDTVVPSERNDVKLGTANQRLLKLADDIHRALDRDEQHKLIHHGSDVNNESSELTDNFPVTLFLPKLIGKYREITVLDSAEALAEFIQAAKNEGYQIPINERWQGMQNIRRASYEETRYKIAQYYRKFSL from the coding sequence ATGCTTAGTATATCTAATAATTCAATCTTAAATGCTGCTTATTACAGACAAATGGCAGAAAAAACTACTGATTCCACTCATTGTCAACAGGGTCAACCAATAAGTGGTATTCCAGCCACACATTTAAAAACCCTTTCTAATTATGCCATTCAAGAAAATCTCATTTATGGTATTCGACCGATTAGCCCTTTAGCTACCTCTTTAATAGAAGCTGGTTATCCCACTAAACCGCTTAGCATTAAAGGGAAGAGCGCCGATTGGGGTCCACAAGCCGGATTTATTTGTGTTGATCAAAATTTTAGTAAGCTGGTCGGACAGCCAGAGCGGGTGGAAAAGTATAATGCCTTGATCAGCAAGAATATAGAAAATGGTGAAGCGGTTGGCGTCCCTTTGGTAATAACAAATGACAGAGTTATCGAATTAATCGAGAAGGATTGTCTTATATCATTTCCATCAGTAGGGAAGAACAGGGTTTTATACGCTAAATCTTCCGCTCTTGATGGACAGATTTTTCAATTTGATGCCATTCACCAACCCAATGGTGACTATCGGATAGAAATAGACGGGAAACCTATTTATGTCTTGAGTCAACCGGAAATACACGAACCTTTTGTCCCTGACTATGATTTATTATTAGTCGCTCCTCATATCGGCGATTATGGCACGCTTGATACCGTGGTACCGAGTGAACGTAATGATGTTAAATTAGGAACCGCAAACCAGCGTTTGCTGAAATTAGCCGATGATATTCATCGGGCATTGGATCGCGATGAACAACATAAACTTATTCATCATGGATCAGATGTGAATAATGAGTCATCGGAATTGACAGACAATTTTCCGGTGACGCTATTTTTGCCCAAATTGATTGGCAAATATAGGGAAATAACGGTACTGGATTCAGCAGAGGCATTGGCTGAATTTATTCAAGCCGCTAAAAATGAAGGTTATCAAATACCGATTAATGAACGTTGGCAAGGAATGCAAAATATTCGCCGTGCTTCTTATGAAGAAACTCGTTATAAGATTGCGCAGTATTATCGAAAATTTTCATTATAA
- the speB gene encoding agmatinase: MINNTLNNQEDNSLVSNAFGFMRFPLHFSPYDSDAEWVITGVPFDMATSGRAGSRHGPAAIRQVSANLAWEGKRWPWPFNLKEQLKIVDCGDLVFAFGDAQDMSDKLQAHIEKLLASGKRCLTFGGDHFVTLPLLRAHAKHFGKMALVHFDAHTDTYSNGSKFDHGTMFYHAPTEGLIDATHSIQIGIRTEYDKDNGFTVLDAAYVNDARLEDIIAQIKSTVGKLPVYLTFDIDCLDPAFAPGTGTPVVGGLTSDRALKLLRGLQPLNIVGMDIVEVAPAYDQSQITALAAATIALDMLYIQATKQR, encoded by the coding sequence ATGATTAATAATACATTAAATAACCAGGAAGATAACTCTTTAGTTTCTAATGCCTTTGGTTTCATGCGTTTTCCGCTTCATTTTTCACCTTATGATAGTGATGCAGAATGGGTGATCACCGGTGTCCCTTTTGATATGGCGACATCAGGTCGTGCCGGCAGCCGGCATGGTCCGGCCGCTATTCGACAGGTATCAGCAAACTTGGCGTGGGAAGGTAAACGCTGGCCATGGCCGTTTAATCTCAAAGAGCAGTTAAAAATAGTTGATTGTGGTGATCTGGTTTTTGCTTTTGGTGATGCACAGGATATGAGTGATAAGTTGCAAGCCCATATCGAAAAGTTATTGGCATCCGGCAAAAGGTGTTTAACCTTTGGCGGCGATCACTTTGTTACTTTACCTTTATTACGTGCCCATGCTAAGCATTTTGGTAAAATGGCGTTGGTTCATTTTGACGCGCATACCGATACTTATAGCAATGGTAGTAAATTTGATCATGGTACCATGTTTTATCATGCGCCTACTGAAGGGCTCATTGATGCCACTCATTCAATTCAGATTGGTATTCGGACTGAATATGATAAAGACAATGGTTTCACGGTGTTGGATGCGGCTTATGTGAATGACGCACGGCTGGAAGATATTATCGCTCAGATAAAGTCAACAGTGGGTAAATTACCTGTTTATTTAACCTTTGATATCGATTGTTTGGATCCTGCTTTTGCACCGGGAACAGGAACACCCGTTGTCGGTGGATTAACTAGTGATCGTGCCTTAAAGTTATTGCGGGGTTTGCAGCCTTTAAATATTGTTGGTATGGATATTGTCGAAGTGGCCCCAGCTTATGATCAATCACAAATCACGGCCTTAGCGGCGGCCACCATCGCACTGGATATGCTTTATATCCAGGCGACTAAACAACGTTAA
- the speA gene encoding biosynthetic arginine decarboxylase — translation MKNNIARKMQQTYNIAYWGGGYYQVNEQGNISVCPNLDQPEAKIDLAALVEQVQEEQQHLRLPALFCFPQILQHRLRSINAAFARARRDYGYQGDYFLVYPIKVNQQRRVIETLVRSGEPLGLEAGSKAELMAVLAHAGMTKSVIVCNGYKDREYIRLALIGEKLGHKVYLVIEKMTEIDLVLDEAKRLDVIPRLGVRARLASQGSGKWQASGGEKSKFGLAAAQVLQLIDTLRSVGRLESLQLLHFHLGSQMSNIRDIATGARESARFYVELHKLGVKIECFDVGGGLGVDYEGTRSQSDCSVNYGLNEYANNVIWAIGEACDEHGLGHPTVITESGRALTAHHTVLVSNVIGVERNEFTKITPPPKDTELSLISLWETWNEMQQGNSRSLREWLHDSQLSLYDVHTQYAHGMLNLTERAWAEELYLNICRRIQQDLDPSNRAHRPIIDELQERMADKLYVNFSLFQSMPDAWGIDQLFPVLPIQGLNAPLERRAVLLDITCDSDGIIDHYIDGDGIAATMPMPNYDPEEPPMIGFFMVGAYQEILGNMHNLFGDTAAIDVYIDNSGEVRYLQSEEGDSVADMLHYVKLDPKMLLTLFREQVNSKDLTKSLKEQFLAEFETGLYGYTYLEGETI, via the coding sequence ATGAAGAATAATATCGCGCGTAAAATGCAACAAACCTACAATATTGCATATTGGGGAGGTGGCTATTACCAAGTTAATGAACAAGGTAATATTAGTGTGTGTCCAAATCTTGACCAACCTGAAGCGAAAATTGATTTAGCCGCATTAGTTGAACAAGTACAGGAAGAACAGCAACATCTACGTTTGCCGGCACTTTTTTGTTTTCCGCAAATTTTACAACATCGATTGCGATCAATTAATGCTGCATTTGCACGGGCGCGTCGCGATTATGGTTATCAAGGTGATTATTTTCTTGTCTACCCAATTAAAGTAAATCAGCAGCGACGAGTGATTGAAACTTTAGTGAGATCAGGTGAACCTTTAGGTTTAGAAGCTGGCTCCAAAGCAGAATTAATGGCTGTATTAGCCCATGCTGGTATGACGAAATCAGTGATTGTTTGTAATGGTTATAAAGATCGGGAATATATTCGTTTAGCATTGATCGGCGAAAAACTTGGTCATAAAGTCTACTTAGTGATTGAAAAAATGACTGAAATTGACCTAGTTCTGGATGAAGCGAAAAGATTAGATGTTATTCCTCGTTTGGGAGTAAGAGCGCGTTTGGCATCACAAGGTTCTGGGAAATGGCAAGCGAGTGGTGGTGAAAAATCAAAATTTGGTTTGGCAGCCGCTCAGGTTTTGCAGTTGATTGATACATTAAGAAGTGTCGGGCGTTTGGAAAGTTTGCAATTATTACATTTCCATTTAGGTTCTCAGATGTCTAATATCCGTGATATTGCGACAGGCGCTAGAGAGTCAGCTCGTTTTTATGTTGAGTTACATAAATTAGGTGTCAAGATTGAGTGTTTTGATGTTGGCGGTGGTCTTGGCGTTGATTATGAAGGTACGCGTTCACAGTCGGATTGTTCTGTCAACTATGGTTTAAATGAATATGCCAATAATGTTATCTGGGCGATAGGTGAAGCTTGTGATGAACATGGGCTAGGGCATCCAACGGTGATCACGGAATCAGGTCGAGCGCTGACCGCTCATCATACCGTATTAGTTTCCAATGTCATTGGTGTTGAACGTAATGAGTTTACTAAGATCACGCCACCACCAAAAGATACCGAATTATCACTTATTTCTTTGTGGGAAACTTGGAATGAAATGCAACAGGGAAATAGCCGCTCATTGCGTGAATGGCTGCATGATAGTCAACTTTCATTATATGACGTGCATACCCAATATGCCCATGGCATGTTGAATTTGACAGAGCGAGCTTGGGCTGAAGAGCTCTATCTTAATATTTGTCGTCGTATTCAGCAGGATTTAGATCCCAGTAATCGTGCTCATCGTCCTATCATCGATGAGTTACAAGAGCGAATGGCAGATAAACTATATGTTAACTTTTCGCTATTTCAATCCATGCCAGATGCATGGGGTATTGACCAACTTTTTCCCGTATTGCCGATTCAAGGATTAAATGCGCCATTAGAGCGTCGAGCGGTGTTATTAGATATTACCTGTGATTCAGATGGTATTATTGATCATTATATCGATGGTGATGGAATCGCTGCTACCATGCCGATGCCTAATTATGATCCGGAAGAGCCGCCGATGATAGGGTTTTTTATGGTGGGTGCTTATCAAGAAATATTAGGTAATATGCATAATTTGTTTGGCGATACAGCGGCGATTGACGTCTATATTGATAATTCAGGTGAAGTCAGATATTTACAAAGTGAAGAGGGGGATTCAGTGGCGGATATGCTCCATTACGTCAAGTTAGATCCTAAAATGCTATTAACGCTTTTTCGTGAGCAAGTTAATAGTAAGGATTTGACGAAAAGTTTAAAGGAGCAGTTTCTGGCTGAATTTGAAACAGGATTATATGGTTATACCTATTTAGAAGGTGAGACAATATAA